The DNA sequence GGGAAAGGCAGTCAGGGCAACTGGGACCACCATCAGCCTCTATCCTCAGACTTACACTCAGAGCCCAACCAATGTCACCTGTCCTGTGCATTCCCTGTTGACATAAAACCCAGCCTGAGAGGGAGTCAGAAAGACCAGCACAAAGGAGGATGTAAAGGAAATACTGATGGAAACATCAGTATTTAGAAAGAGCTTCAGGATAACCAGAAAAGCAAGCAGTAGGGCCAAGGAACTAAAGAGGGTTGCTCCATCTCCTTTTCAGGAACAGAGCTGTCTGTTTCCACTGCCTTCATTAACAGATTGTGCTATTATCTGGATTTTCAgtcagctccctgcagcccctgatgtcacagagctTTACTGCAGCAGAACCACTCTGCATCCTAACTACAGCAAGGAAGTCAGCTTTCTCCAGTGGTACACCCTTGACACGTTACAAAGCCAAGTCAGGACTCCTGCCTCCATCTATGAGATTTTAAATGGATCTATTTATCCATTTGGCAAGAACCTTTCAGAGACAATAGCTGCATTGTATCCCTTAGCCCCAAGTACATGGGAAGGTGCTTGCACCTCAGTCAGAGGTTGAAGTGGAAGGAGTGGGAACAGTAGATGTGGATCCAGGGAGGCAAAGGGACTGCACTTTACCTGAGGACTCcttgagctctgctgctgctgctgctgatacTGTTCCAGTTCTGTTCCCCTAGCTCTGGCCTTGCTAGAGTCAAACACTTTCCTCTTGGAGTCTTGGTTCTTGCCACAGATACTCATGTGTTTCTCAAGCCTTTCACAGAGAAACTTACGTTTGCAGAAGCTGCACTGTCCAAAGCCCTCCTGctccacagcactggcagcctgCATGTGAGGCATCTCTGCAGATGGGTGGGCGTCACAATCTCGGTCTGAGAGAGCAGAGAGTGAAGGGctctgtttgggggccagttTTGAACAAGAAGCTAAATGCTCCGTGGGGATGTTGTCTTGtattttgctgttgtttgttttgttgtgttttgcgACCACCAGCCACTCCTTGAGGTTCCCCACAGCCAGTTCTTGGGGGTGGGGAGTGGTGCCAGGCTTGGGGATGGAGTCCTCTGCAGACTGTGCCCCGCTGAAGATCCCAACACCTGGCGTGTCTGCAGCTCTGAAAGTTTTCTCTTCAGGGTGCCTCATGGCCTTTTGCTCATGGGTCCTCTCCACttcactttctcttctcttctctacCTTGATAAGCTCCTTCTCTCTTTGAATCCTCCTAAGTGTCTCCTCTGTCCTCTTTAGCTTCTCTCCAAGAAGGGcctttttcttttgaattgCCTCTTCTAGGTTCCTTCTATCTTCCTCCAGCTTTAGGATGTAGGCCAGCTCTCTCCTGCAGAGATGGAGAGCTGATGGTTCAGGCTGTCGTGTCCAAGGGCAGAGCACTGCAGCTAACTGAGATCTCCCAGCTGGAACCATCTCTTTGCTTATTGAGCTTGATTTACTATTTGGAGCTTCCTGCACGTGGGGGGAACTTCCAGTGCTGAGCAGTGGATCGCTTGCACTCTTGTGGTGAGAAATTGGTTGCAGGGGATATGCACGGTCCACTCCTTCTTTATGTCTGCCTAAGGACTTAGCTGACAGAGTGCAGGTCTGGTTGATGAGATACTTTCTCTCTAGTCCACCTGACTGAATGCCTCCATGCCTGGGCTTGTCCTGAGTGCTTTCTGCAGACATAGAGTAGGAATATCTTTGGTTCTTTTGTGCATAGAGATATTTTAAACTTTCCTCTTTGTCAAGTATGAGTCTACGCTGAAAGTTGTCCTTCTGGTATTTCAGTTGGGAACCAGGAGAAAATTTAGTAGCTTCCACCACAGGAGCCACCggtggaaaaaaatccattcagTGCCTGAGAAAGAGCCTGAGATTAGAAGCTAAGCCATTACAAACAATTTTATCCAAAACTGGACAAATCTTCTCCTAACAGTTTATGCATGGATGCTGCAGACAGAGGTTATAAGTATTAGTAAAGGTTTTGTAACTTTCCTGCTTTCTATAAATCTTTACATTCCTTCCATCTAGGGAGTTTCCATGGTGCCTCTTCCAGTCCCAACCGTTTATGCAGACAGAAAGAAGACacgcttttatttctctttctgtctgAGCATTTCCTTACCATGGTAGCAACAGAAATATACTGCAATGACAGAGGAATTGTTATAGTACCCAGCCAGTTCCCCATAACGTGTCCCTTCACTTTGTCACACACATCTGACATGCAGGAGTCCGACCAAGCTCGGCACGATCTTCCTGTGGCTCGTTCCACCGCATCCCCCGAGGCGCGGCGGGGCGAGCGGGGTTACCTGCGGGGCTGCGCCCGGCGCTCCGCCGGCCTCCCTCCTCGGCAAGCTGCGCGCCGCCCGCTGCGCTCACGGCCCGAGAGACGCGACCCCTcctgccgctgccgctgcccgcGGCTCCCGGGGCCCCGGCGCGGAGCTGTgcccgccgcgccgccctcGCGCTGCCGGCGGCTGTTGCCGGGAGACCGGCGCCGCTCCGGCCGGCGCGCGCCCCTGGATCGCTCCCAGCCGCGCGGCCGTTCCACCGCGGCACGAGAGCGGCGCCCGTGGGCGGCCCTGATACATTATTCATGAGAGGGTCCGAGATGCACTATTCGTGAGGCGACCCTGATGCATTATTCATGAGGCGGTCCTATATGCATTATTCGCGAGGCCATCCGATACGTATTATTCGCGAGGCGGTCGGATGGGTATTATTCACGAGGCGGCGAATGAGGGACCGGCCCGACCCCGCTACGGCTCTTCATTGGCCGCGGGAGGGAGGCCACGCCCCCGGCGGTCGGCGCGCGGCGCAGGCGCAGCGGGTCGCGCGGCGGCTGCGGCAGCCGGCGGagcgggaggcggcggcggtgccGCCATGGCGGACGGCGAGGGCTTGGTGTCCGTGGACTACGAGGTGCACGGCAAGGTGCAAGGCGTGTTCTTCCGCAAGTACACCCAGGTGCGTGCCGCGGTTCCGGGGGCGTgcccgctgccagcccgctgcgGGCGCCTTGGAGGGGCCGAGCCCGCGGCTGAGGGCTGAGCTCCGGCTGCTGCTAAAGGGGGCCGGCATCGcggtgctgctggcagcccgGCCGGGTTATGTAAGCATGACTGAAGAGAGAGTTTCAGCCCCAGTATTTCGCGTGAAAGAATATATTGATTAGTGGAGTGAAtcctctgctgctttcctgtTGCCTGAGCCACAGGAACTTCCTTGGAGGTCTGTGTCTTGCCCACAAAATTGGCTCCTGTATGCGAATGCTGTTCTATTGCTCTCTTACAGTTTGGATTAACCTCATTTTGCTCTGCATTGTCTTCTCAGGCAGAGGCTAAGAAGCTGGGGCTTGTTGGCTGGGTCCAGAATACCAGCCACGGCACTGTGCAAGGGCAAATCCAGGGTCCGGCTGTCAGggtgagggagctgcaggaatggCTCAAGAAGATAGGAAGCCCCCAGTCCCGTATCAGCCGAGCAGAGTTCAGCAATGAGAAGAAGATCAAGGCGCTGGAGCACAAGGAATTCCAGATTTTGAAGTGACTTTGTCCAGGAAGAAGCAAATTCTGAAACGTGAGCTGCGCTCATGGAACATTGCCCGTCTTCCTCACTCGTTCAGTCAGCCAATGTTCAGCTTTAGAgaactttattttattaaatttctaaTTTATTGTTTTGTTAGTTTGATGCTCAGCTTTTCACAGATTTCCTGTGGATAGTGGAAGGGCTGTGTTGTCCCTTTTAAAGGGGCTGTTCAGGGCCAGAACCTCTGTTTCCAAGTGTATGTGGTTTCGGGAGTTGTACATgagataaaactgaaatttGTAGTGTGGTGCTCATGTGAAGAAAATCACAGGGTCAGTGCCGCTAGAAAACATcactaaaaatattatttctatgTACTAAATATCTCagaaacaatttattttatCCCAGAACTTCATATTTTCTGTAGAATAAAATTGCTTGGATTTCACCTTCTCTGTGGAATGGATGTCGGGTGGAGGGGCTGAGTGGATGACGGCCCTCGGAGCGGGGTCTGGTTGCCAAATCTGCCCCTCAGTCTCCCCGCTCGGTGCCGCTGTGCGGGAATGGCCAGGCGGGAGCCGGGCcgagctcctgcctgccccggTTTCCTTGGGCCCTGTCggggggatgggggggggggggggaaggaactACAACTCCCGGCGTGCTCTTAGCCGGGCCCCGCCCACCCGCGGCTGCGCACGGGCTGTCGGCCCGCGCGAGGGGCCCGGAGGCTCGGCCCCGGCGGTCTCGCGCCGCGGCCGTTGCGGGTCCGCCTCGGTCCGGTGGGTGCTGAGGGGCCGGGGCGGGACGCGGGAGCGGGGCCCGGGGCGGCCGGGGCGAGGAGGCAGAGGGCGCTCCGCCCGTGAGGGGAGGGCACGAACAGCGTGTGCTGGCGAGCTGAGCCGCGGGTCCGCGCTGCCCTCCTCAGCCTCCGCAGACCTATCCCAGCGGCGGCACCGGGTCCCCAGGCACGGCTGGCAGGCCCGTTGAATGCCACTAGGAAACCACTAGGCGCCAAGGACTTGAAAACAGTGGGTTCCCTTTCGCATAAACAGCTTGCTCTTTGTGCCTGACACCCATTGCTAAGCGTGCTTTGCTCCTTTCCTGCGTAAGTAGGAGCAGATGCTATTTGACCAGGACTGTCAGTTTTTGTGAGGATgtaaaaacaggagaaaaggaTCTTTCTGCCCACTTCTTGGTGATATATACTCTATAATTCTGATGAAAATTGCAGTAGAAACCTTTTGCTTACAGGTTCTTTGAGTTTTGCCTCACACGGTAGGAGTGTGATTTGGATATGTAAAGTTTGAGAACACAGCATGTTGTTAGTAAGGAGCTTAGGCTCAGGCTCTGGCTGTCTACCCTGAAGGCGCTGACAATGTGTAGTCAGAGCATGAGCATGAAAATAATCACAGAAAAAGCCTCTGAATGCCAAGACAACTAAGAAAAGTGTATCTATGAGGATGAATGAAATAAATCAAAGTCATTTCAGGTCtttaatttgtatttatttaatttttccccctttatctCTCCGTGTTTTAAGGAATATGGAGCAGTGAGCTCCCTGCAGTTTCTTATGGCTCTCATCTATCAGATTTTGACATGATCAGACGTTTGGTGGAAGATGTGCGAGCCAGGCTGCGTTCTGGAGTCACTGTCAACTCACTCGGGCAGTGTGTTGAGGAGCTTGTCCTCAATAGCATTGATGCCAAAGCAACATGTGTAGCTATCAGGGTGGATTTGGAAGCTTTTAAGATCCAGGTGGTGGACAATGGCTCTGGGATTGGGAAGGAGGACCTAAAGGCTGTTGGAAAGCGCTACTTTACCAGCAAGTGCAGCTCAGTGAGAGACTTGGAGAACCTGACTTTCTATGGCTTCAGAGGAGAGGCTTTGGCAAGTATAGCCAACATGGCTGGTGTAGTGGAAATCTCATCTAAGACCACCAGTTCAGCAAAAACATTTATGAAACTGTTTCACAATGGGCAAGCACTGGAAGTATGTGAAGCTGAATTGAACAGACCAAGTGGCGGAACTACTGTCACCGTGTGCAATCTGTTCCATCAGTTACCAGTGAGGAGAAAGTGTATGGATCCTGTGCTGGAAATTGAGAGAGTGAGACAGAAGGTAGAGGCTGTTTCGCTAATGCATCCTTCTGTTTCTCTTTCCTTAAGAAACGATGTTTCTTGTTCCATGGTGCTTCAGCTCCCTAAGACAAGAGATGTGTACTCTCGCTTTTGTCAAATTTATGGACTGGGCAGATCCCAGAAGTTGCGAGAAATAAATCACAAGTCTGGGGGATTTGAGATAAGTGGTTTTATCAGTACTGAGGGACATTACAATAAGAATATGCAGTTCTTGTATGTCAATAGGAGGCTTGTTTTAAAGACAAGACTACATAAACTAATTGATTTTTTATTAAGAAAGGAAAGTGTAATTTGCAAGGCAAAGAGTGTCCCTGCAAGCCGACAGGCTAATTCAAGTCCCGGTCGCCATCGCTGTGGGCCAGAGTTGTATGGGATCTTTATTCTCAATGTAACCTGTGCATACAGTGACTATGATGTGTGCCTGGAGCCTGCAAAGACTCTGATTGAGTTCCAGAACTGGGATGTTCTTCTAACTTGCATAGAGGAAggagtgaaaatatttttgaaacgAGAGCATTTATTTATTGAACCATGTAGTGAGGACGTCAGAGAATTTAATGAACACAATGACTTTTGTTTACATAATGCTCCAGTTCTGAAGCCTTCAATTGTTGATGAGAAGAGCATCCAGGAAAATTTTAAGAAAGCATGTAATGAAATTGTGGATTCTTATGAAATATGTAGCTTGCAATCAAAAGATGTCAAGAGGAAATCCATTACTGGGAAAAAAAGTTCAAGTCTTATAGAGTCAAGTAAAAATGTACAGGAAACTAAAAATGCCTCAGTTCAGAACACTGCTGAATCATCTGATCCATGTAGAAACAATAAAGCAGAGATTCCGTTGCCAAGCAAAGATGACACAGTTTCTGATTTAATTAAATCAAATACCTCAGAACAGAAGCCAAAATACACCAGCAGTTCCCACAAAGTATCTGATACTCGTCTGAAACCTTCAGAACATCTTTGTTCCTCTTTCAGTGGAGGAGCCAGATCAGAAATAAGGGAAATAGATGGTTTTGGTGACCTAGAGGGTTGTGCAGAGAATAATATAAAAGATGTGGGCAGCCAGCAAGGTCAAGTAATGCAGGAAAGCAATAAGGTTCTTGTCTTAAATAAGGATGTTATTCAATCACTGCTTGAGAGAGAAGACCCCACTGAAACAGCAGTGGGACCTGAAACTGTCTCTAGAAGGTCATTAATAAGACTGCCTAATGCAAGAAGAAACAGGGGAGCAGCTAAAGTGCTAGATGATGCCAGAAGAGGGGCTGTTAGTTCAATACCGTTAAAGTCACGCCTTACAGACCTTATAAAAAGCGTTGTGCAAAATGAGTCCCCACATGACTGTGAACAGACAGAAACAAATCTTGCATCAAACTCACGGTGTAGGCCTGCCCCTGTCAGTGCCAAGGATATTTTTGACCATAAAGTAAATGTGATTCAGTCTTCAAATGCTAAGGGTATTTCCAGTAATGCTAATAGAGAATATACAGCTTCTCTTACCAGAGAAGTATGCAAGACTGATGGTCATGAGAACAAAGCTTTGTCACCTCGGGTGAGGGAGgagacagctctgcctgctgctacCAATAAACGACCTTATGAAACATTGAACAGTGCGGAATTGCCACTGGCAACTTCTTCAGGTATTCCTCACAAGAGGATTGTTATCAAAAACACTAGAAGGCAGATAGCTGTGCCAAGATCGCAGCCCTCTAAGAAACTGAGCTTGTCCACACAGCTAGGATCATTAGAGAAGTTCAAGAGATATTATGGGAAAGTTAAGTCTACACTACCGACACCCACGTCAGAGCAAAATGAATGTGGTCTCCCAGTTCTTAATTCAGAAACTAACTCTGACTTTTCAAAGGATGGGAATGGCAATCACGATAACTTTGGCAGTTGTGAAACTCCACCTGCAGCAGAAGATGAAGATTCTAATAATATTAGCCAAGGTTTTGGTTCCTTGGAAAAGACTTTATTTTGCAGTGGAGAAATGTCGCAGGACAAACAAGCCCTTTGTCAGAGTCCTTTGACATTGTCTGATTACTCTCTGGTTAGTTACAAAACCACAAGTTGTAGAAGATCTCCAGGATCGTTATCATCCAAACTGTCCAGAATGAAAACTGATCACAAAGAAATAGAACAACTTGGTGAACAGTTCCAAACAGACTCAAATAGAAAAGATATCCATTCTTTTGATTGTGAATCCTCAAATAATGATTTTTTGTATAATGTTTGTCAAACATACAAATCCTCAGTGGAAAAAATGAGGGAGTGTAAGTCCAGCATTTCTAAGGAGGCTGTGTGCTCGCAATCAGATGGTGTGATAGCAGAGTCTGTGAAGAGTCCTGTCAGCTCATCACCACTCAGCAATATAGAAGGAGAGTACACAGTCTCTTCAGTTTTAGCCTCACCTGCTAAAAATGATTGTACTGACATCATCTGTAAAGACAAAAGTACATTAGGTGAATCCTCagaacaaaatatgaaagataCTGAGGTTCCCCATGTGACCTTGCAGAGGCACTTGGAGTTCCCTAATGACAACACGAGCACAGACAATCTGAGGAATGATTCTGTCTGGCTCCAAGATTTCGATGCTTTATCGGGTAAGACAGTGTACATCAATAAAGCAACTGGACTCAGCACCTACGGCACTCCTCCTTGTGAAGGATTTCAAACTGCCTGCATTCAAGACATAACAACAATGGCTCTGAATGTTGTTTCAGAAAATGGTAAGAGGGGTGGTGGTTTTAAAAATGGAATGAGGAAAACTGTTCTTCTAGGTGCATGAAATAATCTTGCTGGCAGTACCTGAGAGCTTTTACTGCATTAGTTACTACCTTATAGTTAATAGCTGCATGGAAAACAAGAAAGTTTTGGGAACTATGGAGACAGTAAAACATTAACAGtaaagatattaaaaaatcttttaaaataaaattataaaaagaaaTGTCAGCAGTATGACAATTAACTGATAGCTGCCTAGTTTTTGCTGGGCATCATGACATTCTCTGTGATAACAGTTACACATAACTGTTGTCACATATAAAGTGAGGAACATACTTCAAAGGAGGTGTACCAGAAAAGTACTGTGATTTTTACCATTTTGTCCTAAACAGTTATGTTTCTAAGAATGTGTAGTTGAAGAGAACCTTCTATTTAAAGGATCTTTCTTCAAACTGCATACAAAATTTAAAGCAGTCCTtgaaagataaagaaaaaaatctaactTCATTGAGAATGTGTAGTCTCCTGTCCATGGACTTCAGAGGGCGGGCTGTTCTTTCACACTTTGTAGGCAGATGTTGTACAGCATTGTTGCTGTTTTGATGGTGGACCTTTTCCACTAGTGAAAGAATCCTGCATTGTATTATTTTTTCACGGGCACATTGTTCATGAGTCTTGCAGATCTGTCTAGGAATATCTCTATATTCCTGATCTAGTTTGTCTGTCTAGTACTGTCTTTGATAATTTTCCctttaagggaaaaaatgtcTGTGTTCTTGTTTTGCATTCTGTCTGTAGGCAGATTGTATGAGTGAAGATGCGGCCATTCTTGGTGTAGACTTTATTTTCTACTacataaattattttgaaaaagtaGTTTGGACTTCTTTCTAGTTATCATGTTAAAAATTTGTCTAATCAATTGTCATGGCCTTTGGTTTGTTCCATTTTTGTCTGTTACTTCCTTGTTTGTCACCAGTCACAGAAACACTGGTGCAGTAGGTGTTTCAGTTGCTGAGCCATTCCCCCTTTGTATAATAATAGATGCCAAAAGCTTTTAATATCTATCTAAATATCTGAAGAAAATTTGATGCAAGTTTTTATTAAGCAAAACTGTTTGCAAGCGCAAATATATGCTTTTTGACTaacatttttgtttctgtggtATACCAGTTTTGTTGCTCACAGTACTCTTTAGTAACCAGCCAAAGCCCTGAGATGCAGAACTTGACCTTCTATCTAAAATGTTGGATAGTGCATTCATGTTTATAGAGATATGTACTCTTATGCTTTCAGATGATGTACAGAAGAATCATATTAATAATATCTCTGCCAAGTCTAAAGTCTCACCAGCCTTGGAGCAAGTAAATCCTACCTTTCTGAGCAATATATATCTTGAACAaggatttttccttcaaaaaaaaccaccagggAGATGACTCTTTGTCTATTACATGTATAAAATACTGGACTTGTTTTGTTACAGATGGTAGATTCTTCCCTGAACTTGAGAGATATTGTCTTTTCATGACAATAGTTATAAAAGTTATGCCAGAGTCTGAATTAGGCAGCACTCTTCAATTTGCCACAGTTTAGCAGGAACTACATCAGGCCATTTTGTCCTTTCCTCTGGGTTTTGTGACAATGGGATGCTGCGTTACTCTCAGTGCTGGGCTGCCCATTTGGATTCTTGAAAGGATTCTCAGTCCCCAGGGTCACTAGTCCTCGCTGGAAGGGAGCCAACAGTCAGGAGTCTATGGACTGGCCCAAGGTTTTATAGAGCCTTTTCACACTGAGCTTATCAGCACACAGCTCGTTTTCTTTGGCATTAtcactctgcctcttttcctgaATGCACACCCTTAATTTCTTGGTAGAAAGGAACTTTATTAATTCATTATTATTTCACAAAGAATAGAAGACTGAATTGTACCAAAGGAAGGGTGAAATGTTTACCAACGTGCTGGAAATCTGAGCCACTTTTCTTAATACTCTTGATAACAATACAAGTTTGTA is a window from the Zonotrichia albicollis isolate bZonAlb1 chromosome 6, bZonAlb1.hap1, whole genome shotgun sequence genome containing:
- the ZC2HC1C gene encoding zinc finger C2HC domain-containing protein 1C, yielding MDFFPPVAPVVEATKFSPGSQLKYQKDNFQRRLILDKEESLKYLYAQKNQRYSYSMSAESTQDKPRHGGIQSGGLERKYLINQTCTLSAKSLGRHKEGVDRAYPLQPISHHKSASDPLLSTGSSPHVQEAPNSKSSSISKEMVPAGRSQLAAVLCPWTRQPEPSALHLCRRELAYILKLEEDRRNLEEAIQKKKALLGEKLKRTEETLRRIQREKELIKVEKRRESEVERTHEQKAMRHPEEKTFRAADTPGVGIFSGAQSAEDSIPKPGTTPHPQELAVGNLKEWLVVAKHNKTNNSKIQDNIPTEHLASCSKLAPKQSPSLSALSDRDCDAHPSAEMPHMQAASAVEQEGFGQCSFCKRKFLCERLEKHMSICGKNQDSKRKVFDSSKARARGTELEQYQQQQQQSSRSPQSKTPPRKNNWKQKHEALMHIMSQARQVEQTLAKGSKVSGLPPLPPIDNPDYVACTYCGRKFAPRAAERHIPKCKNIRNRPPPPPQRRL
- the ACYP1 gene encoding acylphosphatase-1 — encoded protein: MADGEGLVSVDYEVHGKVQGVFFRKYTQAEAKKLGLVGWVQNTSHGTVQGQIQGPAVRVRELQEWLKKIGSPQSRISRAEFSNEKKIKALEHKEFQILK